The following coding sequences lie in one Flavobacterium cyclinae genomic window:
- a CDS encoding DEAD/DEAH box helicase, producing MTFNELKLFNNIQQALEEEGYTNPTPIQEQAIPEILAGQDLVACAQTGTGKTGAFAIPILNLIHRIVGSAKKTKHIRTLVVTPTRELAIQIDESFKTYGKYTNVKSLVIFGGVNQVPQVNELKMGVDVLIATPGRFLDLHKQGFIDLNHMHHLVLDEADQMLDMGFINDVKKIIKLTPENRQTLLFSATMPLAIRELADTFLTRPKYISVTPISSTAENVSQKVYLVNKDEKRLLLKQLILEENITNALVFTRTKHGADNIVKVLKKAEIKAEAIHGDKSQNARQRVLEQFKNKEIDILVATDIAARGIDIEQLPFVINFDIPNISETYVHRIGRTGRAGNSGLAISFCGKDEKTYWQDIEKLIRMKVKVITGHSYEWKDEVKNPDAKPDLRNKNKKNPNSKSRKSDASKKNKKRWY from the coding sequence ATGACCTTTAACGAATTAAAATTATTTAACAATATACAACAAGCTTTAGAAGAAGAAGGCTACACTAACCCTACTCCTATTCAAGAGCAAGCGATTCCTGAAATATTAGCCGGACAAGATTTAGTGGCATGTGCCCAAACTGGAACTGGTAAAACAGGTGCTTTTGCCATTCCTATTTTAAATTTAATCCACCGAATTGTTGGTTCAGCAAAAAAAACAAAACATATTCGAACTTTAGTAGTTACACCAACAAGAGAATTGGCCATACAAATTGACGAGAGTTTTAAAACCTATGGAAAATATACCAATGTAAAATCGTTAGTGATTTTTGGAGGTGTAAACCAAGTACCACAAGTAAATGAATTGAAAATGGGGGTTGATGTTTTAATAGCAACTCCAGGACGCTTTTTAGATTTACACAAACAAGGTTTTATCGATTTGAATCACATGCATCATTTGGTTTTAGATGAAGCCGATCAAATGTTAGATATGGGTTTTATTAATGACGTAAAGAAAATCATTAAATTAACACCAGAAAATCGTCAAACGTTATTGTTTTCTGCAACAATGCCATTAGCTATCAGAGAATTAGCAGATACTTTTTTAACCAGACCAAAATACATTTCAGTAACACCAATATCAAGTACGGCTGAAAATGTATCGCAAAAAGTTTATTTGGTAAATAAAGACGAAAAACGTTTGTTGTTAAAACAACTTATTTTAGAAGAAAATATCACTAATGCTTTAGTTTTCACTAGAACAAAACATGGAGCTGATAATATTGTAAAAGTTCTAAAAAAAGCAGAAATCAAAGCGGAAGCTATTCACGGAGATAAATCACAAAATGCACGTCAACGTGTTTTAGAGCAATTTAAAAATAAAGAAATTGATATTTTAGTTGCTACCGATATTGCGGCAAGAGGAATAGACATTGAACAACTACCCTTTGTAATTAACTTTGATATTCCAAACATTTCTGAAACCTACGTACACCGAATTGGTCGTACTGGTCGAGCTGGAAATTCTGGTTTAGCAATATCTTTCTGTGGAAAAGACGAAAAAACATATTGGCAAGATATTGAAAAGTTAATTCGAATGAAAGTTAAGGTTATCACCGGACATTCGTATGAATGGAAAGACGAAGTTAAAAATCCAGATGCAAAACCTGATTTAAGAAACAAAAACAAGAAAAATCCCAATTCAAAATCAAGAAAATCGGATGCTTCTAAGAAAAACAAAAAACGCTGGTATTAA
- a CDS encoding formimidoylglutamase, producing MENIALLSQNELAKITHHRSGEIKFGEKIITIPKDVDVLEFISNSEAKFVLIGLPEDIGVRANLGRAGTSSAYESALQSLANIQHNKFCKGSNLIVLGHLDVSEEMKIAQNLDHSKKEHRKELFKLVEKIDIEVSHIIHQICSIGKIPIIIGGGHNNAYGNIKGLALAKGKPVNAINFDAHTDFRILEGRHSGNGFSYAFEDGFLKKYFVFGLHENFVSKSVFNTLKELTSRVKYVTYEEVDVKREKNFETELENALNFIKNEPFGVELDLDAIPNIPSSAMTLSGFSVDKARHFTYFFGKHHNASYFHICEGAPTLDDSKNNHLTGKLIASLITDFMKAKMG from the coding sequence ATGGAGAATATAGCACTTTTAAGCCAAAATGAATTAGCTAAAATAACCCATCACAGAAGTGGAGAAATTAAATTTGGAGAAAAAATAATTACCATTCCAAAAGATGTAGATGTTTTAGAATTTATCAGTAATAGTGAAGCTAAATTTGTTCTTATAGGATTACCAGAAGACATAGGTGTTCGTGCTAATTTAGGCCGTGCAGGCACTTCTAGCGCTTATGAAAGTGCCTTACAAAGTTTAGCCAATATTCAACATAATAAATTTTGTAAAGGAAGTAATCTAATTGTGCTGGGGCATCTTGATGTTTCAGAAGAAATGAAAATTGCTCAAAATTTAGATCATTCAAAAAAAGAACACAGAAAAGAACTTTTCAAATTGGTTGAAAAAATTGATATTGAGGTTTCACATATTATTCATCAAATTTGTTCTATTGGAAAAATCCCAATTATTATAGGTGGCGGACACAATAACGCTTACGGAAACATCAAAGGCTTAGCTTTAGCCAAAGGGAAACCCGTTAATGCTATAAATTTTGATGCACATACCGATTTTAGAATATTAGAAGGAAGACATTCTGGAAACGGATTCAGTTATGCTTTTGAAGATGGTTTTTTAAAGAAATATTTTGTTTTTGGATTGCATGAAAACTTCGTTTCTAAAAGTGTTTTCAATACATTGAAAGAATTGACTTCGAGAGTAAAATATGTTACTTATGAAGAAGTAGATGTAAAACGTGAGAAAAACTTTGAAACCGAGTTAGAAAACGCACTTAACTTCATTAAAAACGAACCTTTTGGTGTAGAGTTAGACTTAGATGCTATTCCTAATATTCCATCTAGCGCTATGACTTTGAGCGGCTTCAGTGTTGACAAAGCTAGACATTTTACTTACTTTTTTGGAAAACATCACAATGCTTCTTATTTCCATATTTGTGAGGGAGCTCCAACACTTGATGATTCTAAAAACAATCATTTAACGGGAAAATTAATTGCTTCCTTAATCACCGATTTTATGAAGGCAAAAATGGGATAA
- the crcB gene encoding fluoride efflux transporter CrcB encodes MFKTLLLVGIGGAIGSMFRYVTHWITTKYFQSLFPISTFLVNILGSLLIGVLIGYLAKYFPENHPLKFLLIVGFCGGFTTFSSFALENYNLLQNNQQFTAYIYMATSIILTVSAVGLGSYLSKYL; translated from the coding sequence ATGTTTAAAACTCTATTATTAGTAGGAATTGGTGGTGCAATCGGAAGTATGTTCCGATATGTAACCCATTGGATAACCACAAAATACTTCCAAAGTTTATTCCCAATAAGTACTTTTTTAGTTAATATTCTAGGAAGTTTATTAATTGGAGTTTTGATTGGTTATTTGGCAAAATATTTTCCTGAAAATCATCCCTTAAAATTTTTATTAATAGTAGGCTTTTGTGGTGGGTTTACCACTTTTTCTAGTTTTGCTTTAGAAAATTACAATTTACTACAAAACAACCAACAGTTTACTGCATACATTTACATGGCAACTTCAATTATTCTTACGGTATCAGCTGTTGGTTTAGGAAGTTATTTATCAAAATATCTATAA
- the hutI gene encoding imidazolonepropionase, whose amino-acid sequence MQTLFINIKELLQIREAGIDKISGSDMAILPKIDNAYLLIENNLISDFGPMENCPKRTDIDIIDATGQVILPTWVDSHTHIVYAGNRIQEFVDRINGLSYEEIANRGGGILNSAKKLNETSEDEIYEQSKLRLEEVMQQGTGAVEIKSGYGLTVDGELKMLRVIKRLKENYPIAIKATFLGAHAFPMEYKENHTAYIDLIINEMLPKIASENLADYIDAFLETGYFSVEETIKIMEAGRKFGLEPKIHVNQFTAINGIKACVENDALSVDHLEIVTDEDIEVLKNSKTIPVALPSCSYFISIPYTPARKMMNAGLPLALATDYNPGTTPSGNMNFVVATACIKMKMTPEEAINAATINGAYAMGIADSHGSITKGKKANLIITKPITSFYQLPYAFGTNLIDKVMIEGKFI is encoded by the coding sequence ATGCAAACCTTATTCATCAACATAAAAGAACTATTACAAATTAGAGAAGCAGGAATTGATAAAATTTCAGGTTCAGATATGGCAATATTACCTAAAATTGATAACGCTTATCTTTTAATAGAAAACAATCTTATTTCTGATTTTGGTCCAATGGAAAATTGTCCAAAACGCACTGATATTGATATCATTGATGCAACTGGACAAGTAATTTTACCAACTTGGGTAGACAGCCACACACATATTGTTTATGCCGGCAATAGAATTCAGGAATTTGTTGATAGAATTAATGGATTATCGTATGAAGAAATTGCAAATCGTGGTGGCGGAATTTTAAATTCGGCAAAAAAACTAAACGAAACTTCAGAAGACGAAATTTACGAGCAATCGAAACTACGTTTAGAAGAAGTTATGCAGCAAGGAACTGGTGCAGTCGAAATCAAATCGGGTTATGGATTGACAGTTGATGGAGAATTGAAAATGTTGCGCGTTATCAAACGTTTAAAAGAAAACTATCCGATAGCGATAAAAGCAACATTTTTAGGCGCTCATGCTTTTCCAATGGAATATAAAGAAAATCATACGGCTTATATTGATTTAATTATCAACGAAATGCTTCCCAAAATTGCATCCGAAAACTTAGCTGATTACATAGATGCATTTCTTGAAACTGGTTATTTTTCAGTTGAAGAAACCATAAAAATTATGGAAGCTGGTAGAAAATTTGGTTTAGAACCTAAAATCCACGTGAATCAATTCACTGCTATTAACGGAATCAAAGCTTGTGTAGAAAATGATGCACTATCTGTAGACCATTTAGAAATCGTTACCGATGAAGATATAGAAGTATTAAAAAACAGTAAAACCATTCCAGTGGCTTTACCAAGTTGTTCATACTTTATTAGTATTCCGTACACTCCTGCTCGAAAAATGATGAATGCAGGATTACCATTAGCGTTAGCCACCGATTACAATCCAGGTACTACTCCATCAGGAAATATGAATTTTGTAGTTGCAACAGCTTGTATTAAAATGAAAATGACACCAGAAGAAGCTATCAATGCAGCAACTATCAACGGAGCTTATGCAATGGGAATTGCAGATTCTCATGGAAGTATCACAAAAGGAAAAAAAGCAAATCTTATCATTACAAAACCAATTACAAGTTTTTACCAATTGCCCTATGCTTTCGGAACGAATTTAATTGACAAAGTAATGATCGAAGGAAAATTTATATAA